In one Pseudodesulfovibrio tunisiensis genomic region, the following are encoded:
- the rfbB gene encoding dTDP-glucose 4,6-dehydratase, whose translation MKLLVTGGCGFIGSNFIRLMLAKHPDWSIVNLDLLTYAGNRLNLADLEENESRYTFVQGDIRDRELVLDLLDSSVDAVVNFAAESHVDRSINDPSPFVDTNVGGAQNMMECARQRRIGRFVHVSTDEVYGTLGRDGKFTERTPLAPNSPYSASKAGADLMARAYFETYGFPVVVTRCSNNYGPYQFPEKLIPLMFLNACADKPLPVYGNGMNVRDWIYVDDHCTGVELALTKGLEGDVYNFGGDAEKTNLEVVKTVLAQLGKPESLISFVKDRPGHDLRYAMDFSHARRELGFAPSLDFTHGMQRTIQWYQDNPEWLKKVQSGEYRTFMTSWYEER comes from the coding sequence ATGAAACTACTCGTCACCGGCGGATGCGGCTTTATCGGCAGCAACTTCATCCGCCTCATGCTCGCAAAGCACCCGGACTGGTCCATAGTCAACCTCGACCTGCTCACCTATGCCGGCAACAGGCTGAATCTGGCCGATCTTGAGGAAAACGAATCTCGCTACACCTTTGTTCAGGGAGACATCCGGGACCGGGAACTGGTTCTGGACCTGCTGGACTCCAGCGTGGATGCCGTGGTCAATTTTGCGGCCGAGTCCCATGTGGACCGCTCCATCAACGACCCGTCCCCGTTTGTGGACACCAACGTGGGCGGCGCACAGAACATGATGGAATGCGCCCGGCAGCGCAGGATCGGCCGCTTTGTCCACGTTTCCACCGACGAGGTGTACGGTACGCTGGGCCGAGACGGAAAATTCACGGAACGAACGCCTCTGGCCCCAAACAGCCCCTATTCCGCAAGCAAGGCCGGAGCCGACCTCATGGCCCGCGCCTATTTCGAAACCTATGGTTTCCCCGTGGTCGTGACCCGGTGTTCCAACAACTACGGCCCGTACCAGTTCCCGGAAAAACTGATCCCCCTCATGTTTCTCAATGCCTGCGCGGACAAGCCGCTGCCCGTGTACGGCAACGGCATGAACGTTCGCGACTGGATTTACGTGGATGACCACTGCACGGGCGTGGAACTTGCCCTGACAAAGGGACTGGAAGGCGACGTGTACAACTTCGGCGGCGATGCGGAAAAGACCAATCTGGAAGTGGTCAAAACCGTGCTCGCCCAGTTGGGCAAACCCGAATCCCTGATTTCCTTTGTCAAGGATCGACCCGGCCACGATCTGCGCTATGCCATGGACTTTTCCCATGCGCGCCGCGAACTCGGCTTTGCTCCCTCTCTGGACTTCACCCATGGAATGCAGAGAACCATCCAGTGGTATCAGGACAATCCAGAATGGCTGAAAAAAGTGCAAAGCGGCGAATACCGCACCTTCATGACATCCTGGTACGAGGAACGCTGA
- the trmL gene encoding tRNA (uridine(34)/cytosine(34)/5-carboxymethylaminomethyluridine(34)-2'-O)-methyltransferase TrmL produces the protein MQIVLFEPEIPPNTGNIARLCAATKTRLHLIEPLGFKVDDKHLKRAGLDYWPHVDVHIHPDWNEFMQSVQPERLVMASARTGVAHHCFDFRETDCIVLGPETRGLPDDLLDSHPDHVRIPIWGEVRSLNLSTSAGILLYESLRQTGKLPR, from the coding sequence ATGCAAATAGTTCTCTTTGAGCCGGAAATTCCCCCGAATACCGGCAACATCGCGCGCCTGTGCGCAGCAACGAAAACCCGGCTGCACCTCATCGAGCCGCTCGGCTTCAAGGTGGATGACAAGCATCTCAAACGCGCAGGGCTGGACTACTGGCCTCACGTGGACGTGCACATCCACCCCGACTGGAACGAATTCATGCAGTCGGTCCAACCGGAACGGCTTGTCATGGCCTCGGCACGAACCGGCGTCGCACATCATTGCTTCGACTTTCGCGAAACCGATTGCATCGTGCTCGGCCCGGAAACCCGAGGCCTGCCCGACGATCTGCTGGATAGCCACCCGGACCATGTGCGCATCCCCATCTGGGGCGAAGTGCGCAGCCTGAACCTGTCCACATCCGCAGGCATTCTGCTCTACGAATCCCTTCGTCAAACCGGAAAACTCCCCAGGTGA
- a CDS encoding molybdopterin-guanine dinucleotide biosynthesis protein MobB, with translation MKAISIIGPKNSGKTTLGLQLAEALKDMGQTVAAAKFSHHGFDWQDADTTEYAKVCDTVAGLGPSETFVRWDKHNFFPDLFPLLSADVLIVEGGKTIGLTPRVLCLNGDLKDGTDWLEPDLAIATWGEHTLASIPAFDSVEELAKLVMNKAFLLPGLDCSTCGRENCKGLARDIVTGKVGPEACLAMHNSIKVDINGASIGMKPFVENIIAASVREMLRTLKGYAPGKATISLDV, from the coding sequence ATGAAAGCCATATCCATCATCGGCCCCAAGAATTCCGGCAAGACCACGCTCGGTCTGCAACTTGCCGAAGCGCTCAAGGACATGGGCCAGACCGTGGCCGCAGCCAAGTTTTCCCATCACGGATTCGACTGGCAGGATGCGGACACGACCGAATACGCCAAGGTCTGTGACACCGTGGCCGGACTCGGCCCGTCCGAAACCTTTGTCCGCTGGGACAAGCACAATTTTTTCCCGGACCTCTTTCCTCTGCTTTCCGCGGATGTGCTGATCGTGGAAGGCGGCAAGACCATCGGCCTGACCCCGCGCGTCCTGTGCCTGAACGGCGACCTGAAGGACGGCACGGACTGGCTGGAACCCGATCTGGCCATCGCGACCTGGGGCGAACACACACTTGCCTCCATACCGGCCTTCGACTCCGTTGAGGAGCTGGCCAAGCTGGTCATGAACAAGGCGTTCCTGCTTCCCGGGCTGGACTGTTCCACCTGCGGCCGCGAGAATTGCAAGGGACTGGCAAGGGATATCGTGACGGGCAAGGTCGGTCCGGAGGCATGCCTTGCCATGCACAATTCCATCAAGGTGGACATCAACGGCGCTTCCATCGGCATGAAGCCCTTTGTGGAAAACATCATTGCCGCGTCCGTGCGTGAAATGCTCCGCACGCTCAAGGGCTATGCCCCGGGCAAGGCGACCATTTCCCTGGATGTATAA
- a CDS encoding energy-coupling factor ABC transporter ATP-binding protein, translating to MTAPLISLKNIRQQYGGRTVLEIPALDIQPGTIVGLAGPNGSGKSTLLRLLAFLEAPASGQVCFEGQPESIGPGGVHRHVTLLVQEPYLLKRSVFANVAYGLKVRGETDITPKVAEALEQVGLDFKEFAKRSWFELSGGECQRVALAARLILRPKALLMDEPTASLDTTSATRIRTAALSARTDQGTTLVIASHDMTWLNEVCDTILFLQDGRIADRT from the coding sequence ATGACCGCTCCACTCATTTCCCTGAAAAACATTCGCCAGCAATACGGCGGAAGAACCGTTCTGGAAATTCCCGCGCTGGACATCCAGCCCGGAACCATAGTCGGACTGGCCGGACCAAACGGCAGCGGCAAATCCACCCTGCTCCGGCTGCTCGCATTTCTCGAAGCCCCGGCCTCGGGTCAGGTCTGCTTTGAAGGACAGCCGGAATCCATCGGCCCGGGTGGCGTGCACCGCCATGTCACGCTGCTGGTGCAGGAGCCCTACCTGCTCAAGCGCTCCGTGTTTGCCAACGTGGCCTACGGGCTCAAGGTCCGGGGGGAAACCGACATCACGCCCAAAGTCGCCGAGGCTCTGGAGCAGGTCGGTCTGGATTTCAAGGAATTCGCCAAACGTTCCTGGTTCGAACTCTCAGGAGGGGAATGCCAGCGAGTGGCCCTTGCCGCACGGTTGATCCTGCGGCCCAAGGCGCTGCTCATGGACGAACCCACGGCCAGTCTGGACACGACCAGCGCAACACGCATTCGCACGGCCGCCCTGTCCGCACGGACCGATCAGGGCACCACTCTGGTGATTGCCAGCCACGACATGACGTGGTTGAATGAGGTCTGCGACACCATACTCTTTCTGCAAGACGGCCGCATTGCGGACCGCACATGA
- a CDS encoding ABC transporter permease, with protein sequence MDYLLQGFLHAFVLLFQGDPETYSAVWTTVAVSTTSICCSMLIGVPLGFSLGFNEFPGKRAVRTVVDTLLSFPTVVIGLLVYAFLSRSGPLGNMGLLFTVPGVAVGQTILGLPIIIAMTANAVETMDKRLAPTLITLGADKRRILRDTVLEARFSIMLAAMAAYGRIVSEVGISMMVGGNIKWHTRTITTAIALETGKGEFEMGIALGIVLLAVAFAVNISAATLRKRATQ encoded by the coding sequence ATGGATTATCTGCTTCAAGGATTTCTGCACGCCTTCGTGCTGCTGTTTCAAGGCGACCCGGAGACCTATTCCGCAGTCTGGACCACTGTGGCGGTTTCCACCACGTCCATCTGCTGCAGCATGCTCATCGGCGTTCCACTGGGGTTTTCCCTCGGATTCAACGAATTTCCCGGCAAACGGGCCGTACGTACCGTGGTGGACACGCTGCTTTCCTTTCCCACCGTGGTCATCGGCCTGCTTGTCTACGCCTTTCTTTCCCGAAGCGGCCCGCTCGGCAACATGGGACTGCTCTTTACCGTGCCCGGCGTGGCCGTGGGCCAGACCATACTGGGTCTGCCCATCATCATCGCCATGACCGCGAATGCCGTGGAAACCATGGACAAACGGCTGGCCCCGACCCTGATAACACTGGGTGCGGACAAGCGGCGCATCCTCCGTGACACCGTGCTGGAAGCGCGCTTCTCGATCATGCTGGCCGCCATGGCCGCATATGGCCGCATCGTGTCCGAAGTGGGCATCTCCATGATGGTGGGCGGCAACATCAAATGGCACACCCGAACCATCACCACGGCCATTGCACTGGAAACCGGCAAGGGGGAATTCGAGATGGGCATCGCGCTCGGCATCGTCCTGCTCGCCGTGGCCTTTGCCGTGAACATCAGCGCCGCGACTCTGCGCAAAAGGGCCACTCAATGA
- a CDS encoding substrate-binding domain-containing protein, translated as MKRITLSLCTLLLTALLAVPAFAARTLLMATTTSTANTGLLDDLIVPQFKKDTGIEIKFIAVGTGKALKMAENGDVDVVLVHAPAAEKVYVDKGVLIDRTQLMYNDFVIIGPDSDPAGIKGMTPAKALNAIAAKQAVFASRGDNSGTNKKEISLWKAADMQVPDKEAWYVQTGQGMISTITVAEEKGAYTMTDRGTYIKYSANKDGNPPLKVLVEGDPVLFNQYSALAVNPKMHKNAKYDLAKEFIAWMARPETQKAIGDFKLLGKPLFTPNAQ; from the coding sequence ATGAAACGGATTACTCTGTCCCTTTGCACGCTGCTGCTGACAGCCCTGCTGGCGGTCCCGGCCTTTGCCGCAAGGACGCTGCTCATGGCGACCACCACCAGTACGGCCAACACGGGCCTGCTCGATGACCTGATCGTGCCCCAGTTCAAGAAGGACACGGGCATCGAGATCAAGTTCATCGCGGTTGGCACGGGCAAGGCCCTGAAAATGGCGGAAAACGGCGACGTGGACGTGGTTCTGGTCCATGCCCCGGCTGCGGAAAAGGTCTACGTGGACAAGGGTGTGCTCATCGACCGCACCCAGCTCATGTACAACGATTTCGTGATCATCGGCCCGGACAGCGATCCCGCAGGCATCAAGGGCATGACTCCGGCCAAGGCGCTCAACGCCATTGCCGCCAAGCAGGCCGTCTTTGCCAGCCGCGGCGACAACTCCGGCACCAACAAGAAGGAAATCTCCCTGTGGAAGGCCGCCGACATGCAGGTCCCGGACAAGGAAGCCTGGTACGTGCAGACCGGACAGGGCATGATCTCCACCATCACGGTTGCCGAGGAAAAAGGCGCGTACACCATGACCGACCGGGGCACTTACATCAAGTATTCCGCCAACAAGGACGGCAATCCGCCGCTCAAGGTGCTGGTGGAAGGCGATCCCGTGCTGTTCAATCAGTACAGCGCTCTGGCCGTGAACCCGAAAATGCACAAGAACGCCAAGTACGATCTTGCCAAGGAGTTCATTGCCTGGATGGCCAGGCCCGAGACCCAGAAGGCCATCGGCGACTTCAAGCTGCTCGGCAAGCCCCTGTTCACGCCCAACGCCCAATAA
- a CDS encoding winged helix-turn-helix domain-containing protein, whose product MIAKNQDATLRLRVWIEQDNELYIGIGSTLLLQQIEQRGSLRQAAEALGMSYRRAWGKLKKTEKRLGFPLVEKTRGMGQKFNLTSRGKEMMDLFLAFYLDVEKYAAQRAGEILGMNVRSSGEFYRDDME is encoded by the coding sequence ATGATAGCGAAGAATCAGGACGCCACGCTTCGGCTGCGGGTATGGATCGAACAGGATAATGAACTTTACATAGGCATCGGCAGCACGCTTCTCCTCCAGCAGATCGAGCAGCGTGGTTCCCTGCGTCAGGCAGCGGAAGCACTGGGCATGTCCTATCGCCGAGCATGGGGCAAGCTCAAGAAGACCGAAAAACGCCTCGGCTTCCCTCTGGTGGAAAAAACCCGGGGCATGGGCCAGAAGTTCAATCTCACCTCCCGAGGCAAGGAAATGATGGATCTTTTCCTCGCCTTTTATCTGGATGTCGAAAAATACGCTGCCCAGCGAGCCGGGGAAATTCTCGGCATGAATGTACGCAGTTCCGGAGAATTCTACCGGGACGACATGGAATAG
- a CDS encoding HesA/MoeB/ThiF family protein, whose product MHPLSLSQAICHAAEPGLLPSGDTGLFLGTQAVADMAATFDAPGWEVEALALDSGVIPKRYSRSRNAIAADQQARLLRSRVAQVGLGGLGGNLLEMLVRSGVGRIRCADGDVFEETNLNRQMLSTMGFLNRPKAEAARDRSGKINPSVEMEAANTFLDAKTMPEFLQGADVAVDALGGLDCRPLLRRTAAEAGIPLVTGALAGWTGYAAVVLPGSPGPADFMGTDNAAEETLGCPAPTVTVVASIMAAEIIAILSGAQPRLAGKMLLMDLQSMSFETVSL is encoded by the coding sequence GTGCATCCCCTTTCCCTGTCCCAAGCCATTTGCCATGCCGCCGAACCCGGCCTGCTGCCATCCGGCGACACCGGGCTGTTCCTCGGTACGCAAGCCGTCGCAGACATGGCAGCCACCTTTGACGCGCCCGGCTGGGAAGTCGAGGCACTGGCTCTGGATAGCGGCGTCATCCCCAAACGATATTCGCGGAGCAGGAATGCCATTGCTGCGGACCAGCAGGCACGGTTGCTGCGTTCCCGAGTGGCGCAGGTCGGCCTCGGCGGACTGGGCGGCAATCTTCTGGAAATGCTCGTTCGATCCGGCGTGGGCAGAATTCGATGCGCGGACGGAGATGTTTTCGAGGAAACCAACCTCAACCGCCAGATGCTTTCGACCATGGGGTTCCTGAACCGCCCCAAGGCTGAAGCAGCCCGGGACAGAAGCGGAAAAATCAATCCATCCGTGGAAATGGAAGCCGCAAACACGTTTCTCGACGCAAAGACCATGCCCGAATTTCTGCAAGGGGCCGATGTTGCCGTGGATGCCCTTGGCGGTCTGGATTGCCGTCCCCTGCTCCGGCGAACGGCTGCCGAAGCGGGCATCCCGCTTGTCACGGGCGCGCTTGCAGGCTGGACCGGCTATGCCGCCGTGGTCCTGCCCGGCTCGCCCGGCCCTGCGGATTTCATGGGCACGGACAACGCTGCCGAGGAAACTCTCGGCTGCCCGGCTCCCACAGTCACCGTCGTGGCCTCGATCATGGCTGCGGAAATCATCGCCATTCTTTCCGGGGCACAGCCCCGCCTTGCCGGAAAAATGCTCCTCATGGACCTGCAATCCATGTCCTTTGAAACCGTTTCCCTGTAA
- a CDS encoding MoaD/ThiS family protein produces MGIEIKCFATLSRFLPENSDDHPIQAGDTVESILDRLGIPTKEVNLIFVNANRAFLHTELKDGDRLGLFPAVGGG; encoded by the coding sequence ATGGGAATTGAAATCAAATGCTTTGCCACGCTGTCCCGGTTCCTGCCCGAAAACAGCGACGACCACCCGATTCAGGCGGGTGACACCGTGGAGTCCATTCTCGACAGGCTGGGAATTCCGACCAAGGAAGTGAACCTGATCTTTGTCAACGCCAATCGGGCGTTTCTGCATACGGAACTCAAGGACGGCGACAGACTCGGCCTGTTTCCGGCCGTGGGTGGAGGCTAG
- a CDS encoding aldehyde ferredoxin oxidoreductase family protein — protein MPRILRINTRTKEYRFEELGQYANLGGRALTSRLINTEVPADCHPLSAENKLVMAGGLLAGSTAANSGRLSVGAKSPLTGGIKESNSGGLFAHKLPKMDIHAIVFEDKPESDAPFQTLVISTDKVEFKDAGEIVGMDNYPAHDKLLAEYGDKAIVALVGPAGETLRQTATIQFTDPYKRPARSAGRGGTGAVLGSKKIKAIVLDPASNAPVKPADNDAFKTARKTWVDILQGHPVTSQGLPAYGTAILVNVVNEAGAMPTKNFRYGQCDHAAEISGEKMAELIEARGGKVKEPCHTGCIIQCSQQYNDKDGNYLTSGFEYETIWAYGANALIKDLDDIATLDRICDEKGMDTIEAGNALAIAMDGGVIPWGDGKTAIELMRKVGTSDALAQIMGNGVEFAAKAFGVERVPTVKGQSMPAYDPRAVKGVGVTYATTAMGADHTAGYGVCQNILKVGGDVDGLKKDGNVEISKNLQVATAAIDSMGFCLFAAFAVLDAENGVQAMADLVQSWTGNSFSIDDLVNLGVNCMKDEQDFNQRAGFTKKDDQLPRFFRTEPLPPHNVVWDLSEDELQGAKA, from the coding sequence ATGCCGAGAATTCTCAGAATCAACACCCGGACCAAAGAATATCGGTTTGAAGAATTGGGCCAGTACGCCAATCTTGGAGGTCGCGCTCTGACTTCCCGGCTCATCAACACGGAAGTCCCGGCGGACTGTCATCCCCTGTCCGCCGAGAACAAGCTGGTGATGGCTGGCGGTCTGCTTGCCGGTTCCACGGCAGCCAACTCCGGCCGCCTGTCCGTAGGCGCCAAGTCTCCGCTTACCGGCGGCATCAAGGAATCCAACTCCGGCGGCCTGTTTGCGCACAAACTTCCCAAGATGGACATCCATGCCATCGTGTTCGAGGACAAGCCCGAATCCGACGCGCCGTTCCAGACGCTGGTCATCAGCACGGACAAGGTGGAATTCAAGGACGCGGGCGAAATCGTGGGCATGGACAACTATCCGGCTCATGACAAACTGCTTGCCGAATACGGTGACAAGGCCATTGTGGCGCTGGTCGGCCCGGCAGGCGAAACCCTGCGCCAAACCGCAACCATCCAGTTCACCGATCCCTACAAGCGTCCGGCCCGCTCGGCAGGTCGCGGCGGCACCGGTGCGGTACTCGGCTCCAAAAAGATCAAGGCCATCGTACTTGATCCCGCCTCCAATGCCCCGGTCAAGCCTGCTGACAACGATGCGTTCAAGACCGCCCGCAAGACCTGGGTCGACATTCTTCAGGGCCATCCCGTCACCAGTCAGGGCCTGCCCGCATACGGCACCGCCATTCTGGTGAACGTGGTCAACGAAGCCGGGGCCATGCCCACCAAGAACTTCCGCTACGGCCAGTGCGATCACGCCGCCGAAATTTCCGGCGAAAAAATGGCCGAACTGATTGAAGCCCGCGGCGGCAAGGTCAAGGAACCCTGTCATACCGGCTGCATCATCCAGTGCTCCCAGCAGTACAACGACAAGGACGGCAACTACCTGACCTCCGGCTTCGAGTACGAAACCATCTGGGCATACGGCGCCAACGCCCTGATCAAGGATCTGGACGACATCGCCACGCTGGACCGCATCTGCGACGAAAAGGGCATGGACACCATCGAAGCTGGCAATGCTCTGGCCATTGCCATGGATGGCGGCGTCATTCCCTGGGGCGACGGCAAAACCGCCATCGAACTGATGCGCAAGGTCGGCACTTCCGATGCTCTGGCGCAAATCATGGGCAACGGCGTGGAGTTCGCGGCCAAGGCGTTCGGCGTGGAACGCGTTCCCACCGTGAAGGGCCAGTCCATGCCCGCCTATGACCCGCGCGCGGTCAAGGGCGTAGGCGTGACCTACGCCACCACGGCCATGGGCGCGGACCACACCGCAGGCTACGGCGTCTGCCAGAACATCCTCAAGGTGGGTGGCGATGTGGACGGTCTCAAGAAGGACGGCAACGTGGAGATTTCCAAGAATCTTCAGGTGGCCACCGCAGCCATCGACTCCATGGGCTTCTGCCTGTTCGCGGCCTTTGCCGTTCTGGACGCGGAAAACGGCGTTCAGGCCATGGCCGATCTGGTTCAGTCCTGGACCGGCAATTCCTTCAGCATTGACGATCTGGTCAATCTTGGCGTCAACTGCATGAAGGACGAGCAGGACTTCAACCAGCGCGCCGGTTTCACCAAGAAGGACGACCAGCTGCCCCGTTTCTTCCGCACCGAGCCCCTGCCGCCCCACAACGTGGTCTGGGACCTGAGCGAAGACGAACTGCAGGGCGCCAAGGCGTAG
- a CDS encoding molybdopterin guanine dinucleotide-containing S/N-oxide reductase, with product MSRRQFMGYTAAAGAFTTLLGPSMLGSAMAAPQNTAGSCATFWGICKLKAENGRIVKAEPFAKDSSVNEMTTNMPGYVHSPARIKYPMVRKGFLKDGYKSDPKERGKGEFVRVSWDKAAELIADNMKRIIKTYGNDAIYATPSGWYLLGKVNAAGACTSRLSNLMGGFVRAVGDYSTGASQVIMPYVVGNMEVYSQQTSWPVIVENSDVVVVWGGNPMNTLRISWPAPTHKGIENFRELKKRGKRMIFIDPTRNESIQELGAEWIAPRPNTDVAMMLGVAHAIHEKGLTNQEFIDEYTSGFDKFLPYLLGESDGQPKTPEWAESVCGVPARTIRELAEIFAKNRTILMSGWGIQRAEHGEQPHWMLVTLACMLGQIGLPGGGFSIGHLYSNQGTPAANAPSVPGMSGGKTPEGAPAPIPTARNIDMILNPGKIIDYNGRKVKYPEIKMIYNGFANSHTRQPQRESAIRAWQKPECVVVHEIFWTPTARMADIVLPISSPAEWADMTTSEDGRFIIPMKPAIEPMYESKPTYDAFAFIADKLGVGNGFTEGKTGMQWLESFYNQAVADAKRKGLTMPTFKEFWDKGEVLEFKVPEANNNWVRYSDYREDPLLEPLGTPTGKIEIFSRDIEKMGYDDCKAHPSWIEPTEWLGCEKAKTYPLHMLTSHPRHRLHSQCNHVKALRKLYTVQDREPVWISKEDAKARGIKDGDVVRVFNDRGEVLAGAQVSENLRPGVVRLCEGGWYDPVEPGKPGSLCAYGSANVLTLDIGSSKLAQAVNGNTSLVQVEKYTGKLPEITVFDAPKAAM from the coding sequence ATGAGTCGCCGCCAGTTCATGGGCTACACCGCGGCAGCCGGTGCCTTCACCACGCTGCTGGGTCCCTCCATGCTCGGGTCGGCCATGGCCGCTCCGCAAAACACCGCCGGCTCCTGCGCCACTTTCTGGGGCATCTGCAAGCTCAAGGCCGAGAATGGCCGCATCGTCAAGGCCGAGCCCTTTGCCAAGGACAGCTCTGTCAACGAGATGACCACCAACATGCCCGGCTACGTGCACTCCCCCGCGCGCATCAAGTACCCCATGGTCCGCAAGGGCTTCCTCAAGGACGGATACAAGTCCGACCCCAAGGAACGCGGCAAGGGCGAATTCGTGCGCGTGAGCTGGGACAAGGCCGCCGAACTCATAGCCGACAACATGAAGCGCATCATCAAGACCTATGGCAATGACGCGATCTATGCCACGCCCAGCGGCTGGTATCTGCTGGGCAAGGTCAATGCGGCCGGCGCCTGCACCAGCCGTCTCTCCAACCTGATGGGCGGCTTCGTCCGTGCCGTGGGCGACTACTCCACCGGCGCGTCGCAGGTCATCATGCCGTACGTGGTCGGCAACATGGAAGTATACAGCCAGCAGACTTCCTGGCCCGTCATCGTCGAGAACTCCGACGTGGTGGTCGTATGGGGCGGCAACCCCATGAATACCCTGCGCATCTCGTGGCCCGCGCCCACGCACAAGGGCATCGAAAACTTCAGGGAGCTGAAGAAGCGCGGCAAGCGCATGATCTTCATCGACCCGACCCGCAACGAATCCATTCAGGAACTCGGCGCGGAATGGATCGCTCCCCGTCCGAACACCGACGTTGCCATGATGCTCGGCGTGGCCCATGCCATCCATGAAAAGGGATTGACCAATCAGGAATTCATCGACGAATACACCAGCGGATTCGACAAGTTCCTGCCCTATCTGCTCGGTGAATCCGACGGTCAGCCCAAGACCCCGGAATGGGCGGAATCCGTCTGCGGCGTGCCTGCCAGGACCATCCGCGAGCTGGCGGAAATCTTTGCCAAGAACCGCACCATCCTGATGAGCGGCTGGGGCATCCAGCGCGCCGAGCACGGCGAGCAGCCCCACTGGATGCTGGTGACTCTGGCATGCATGCTCGGCCAGATCGGTCTGCCCGGCGGCGGCTTCAGCATCGGCCACCTCTATTCCAATCAGGGCACACCGGCTGCCAACGCGCCCAGCGTTCCCGGCATGTCCGGCGGCAAGACGCCCGAAGGCGCTCCGGCTCCGATCCCCACGGCCCGCAACATCGACATGATCCTGAACCCGGGCAAGATCATCGACTACAACGGACGCAAGGTGAAGTATCCCGAGATCAAGATGATCTACAACGGATTCGCCAACTCCCATACCCGCCAGCCGCAACGCGAATCCGCGATCCGCGCCTGGCAGAAGCCCGAGTGCGTCGTGGTTCACGAAATCTTCTGGACCCCGACCGCGCGCATGGCCGACATCGTGCTGCCCATCTCCTCTCCCGCCGAATGGGCCGACATGACCACCAGTGAGGACGGCCGTTTCATCATCCCGATGAAACCTGCCATCGAGCCCATGTACGAATCCAAGCCCACCTACGATGCATTCGCGTTCATCGCGGACAAACTCGGCGTTGGCAACGGGTTCACCGAAGGCAAGACCGGCATGCAGTGGCTGGAGTCCTTCTACAATCAGGCCGTGGCCGATGCCAAGCGCAAGGGCCTGACCATGCCCACCTTCAAGGAATTCTGGGACAAGGGCGAAGTTCTCGAATTCAAGGTCCCGGAAGCGAACAACAATTGGGTCCGCTACAGCGACTACCGCGAAGATCCGCTGCTCGAGCCTCTGGGAACGCCCACCGGCAAGATCGAAATCTTCTCCAGAGACATCGAGAAGATGGGATATGACGATTGCAAGGCCCATCCTTCCTGGATCGAGCCGACCGAATGGCTGGGTTGCGAAAAGGCCAAGACCTACCCCCTGCACATGCTGACCTCGCATCCGCGCCATCGTCTGCACTCCCAGTGCAACCACGTCAAGGCGCTGCGCAAGCTCTACACCGTGCAGGATCGCGAACCGGTCTGGATCAGCAAGGAAGACGCCAAGGCTCGTGGCATCAAGGACGGCGACGTTGTGCGCGTGTTCAATGATCGCGGCGAGGTGCTGGCCGGTGCACAGGTTTCCGAAAACCTGCGTCCCGGCGTGGTACGCCTGTGCGAAGGCGGCTGGTACGATCCGGTCGAACCGGGCAAGCCCGGCTCCCTGTGCGCCTACGGCAGCGCCAACGTCCTGACTCTGGACATCGGCAGCTCCAAGCTGGCTCAGGCCGTGAACGGCAACACCAGTCTGGTGCAGGTCGAGAAGTACACGGGCAAGCTGCCTGAGATCACCGTGTTCGACGCGCCCAAGGCCGCAATGTAA